The following is a genomic window from Desulfofarcimen acetoxidans DSM 771.
ACTTGCAATCAGCTGGCTGAATGAATTTCTACCACGACCGGGAACAACCTTTGGAGCCTTAGTAAATTCGCCATCTAACTCTAACAACGAGGTATCAAGGAAAAAACGATCCAGAGGCACACCAAACTTTTTAGATACGTGTATGGTTAGAAGACCCACCTTCCGCAAGATAAAAATTTAAACCTGTAAAATAGTGGAGCATAAGTAATATTAATTACAACCATAAAAAAAATTGATCCATAAACTGGAAGGATCTCTGTTTTTTGTGTCGAATTATCACTAATAAGAATAAATATTAGTGAGGGATCGTCATGGACTTACAACCTATTTTAGAACAACTAGCTAAATTACCCCCCGAAATATTGATGAAGATAATGCCCGAATTAAAAGTAGAAGTTCCGAAGGCAGATCCCTCAGGTGCAGTACTTATCGGTGTCTTTTTAGCAAGAAGCCTGGGCATCGGTAAAATAATTGACAACTTTATAGGCGAAGAATATGTTACTTATGAACATCTACGTGAAGACAGAGCCAACGGTTCTAAATATCGGGTAAGTACTGGTTTGGCATGTGAAATAATGGTTGGCGACATGCTGGGCAGAAATAAAGATCTCACCCGTTTATATAAATTTGAAGAAGCTTGTAAAAACTGGCAGGTCGAAACAATACTCGGTATACCGTCCGAAAAATTTAATGATGACAAAATGGGTAGAGCCCTTGACGCTATAAACTCAAATGCAAAATATATGGCTAATGTATTGCAGGATATTGTTTTATCAGCATCCAAGAAATTTGGAGTTCCACTTAACACTTTTTACAATGACACATCCTCCATTCCAGTCTCTGGTGTTATGGAGGATAACGATAAAGTTCAATACGGGTATGGTGGTCTAACGGGTTTAAAACAATTAATCCTTAATCTTACGATAGCCTCTGGTGCATCTTTGCCGGTAACATCATCAATTGATTCCGGTAATGTTCAAGGCGGTACGACTTTTGAGCGTTCATTCGAGAAGGTTAAAGAGATTACCGATGACCAAGAATTTGAGATGATTATTGATCGTGGTATCCTAACCCAAGATAATATGCATTTGATGCTTACTATATAGAACAGAAATAATAAATATCGTTATAAATTAAACGCAAAGTCTCTTTTTCACATCTTCCGAACAGCATTTGATTTCCTCTAAAAACGAGTCAACAGATTTTTGAATTTCTGAAGCATTTTTATGAAAGCGATTATAAATAGCTGTATTTTTTAACCATTTCCATAACTCTTCTATGCAATTCAGATTGGGTGAGTAGGGTTGAATAAATTTCAAAAACAGATGATCCTTATGCTCGTCTAAAAAGTCTTTAAGTAATTTTGCATGATGAACTCTTGCATTATCAAGAACAATGTAAATTTTAGAAATGTCATCTTTTAAAAAATGTGATACCAATTTTTTAAGAAAATCTTTGAATTTTTCTGCATCGATTTTGTCATAATTTACACAAAAAACTTTACCCGTATAGTAGTTTAAAGCACCGTATAATGTAACTTTTGCATGGTGTCCATAGGTCTTAATCTTTTTTTGCTCACCTTTTGGGAACCATGCTCGTTGTAAACCTTGATAATCCCTAATGTGAGATGCATCCACATATAGGAGTATTTCACATTCAGTGAGATTTTTTTAACTCTTCCAGCTCATCTTGAAAAGCTTTTTGTTTTTCCGGATCAGCTTTGGCTAATACATAAGTGGGACGATTATAACGAAAATCCATCTTAAGAAGCATGCGCCAAACACCATCTGATGTATATTTAACGCCGTATGTATCATAAATGTAAGCAGCGAGGGTTTTACAATTCCAAGTAGTATGGGTACTAAAACCAACCTCTGATGGTGATTGTTTCAGTACCTCTTTGACCTCTTCTTTTTGTTCATTGGTTAGCCTTGGCGGTCTTCCCGGCTTTTTTGATACATGAAGCAGTTTTTTAACTCCACCTTCATTAAAGTAAGCAACGTATTTTCTTATGGTTTGTTCACTTATATCAAGATATTCGGCAATCTGCTTTGCTTGTCTCCCTTTCATGACAAGAATAACAGCTTGAACTCTGCATCTTAGTTTATATGGTGTTTCTCTTTTTATCTTATTCAAATCCTCAATGGTTAAATTTTGTGGATTGTTTAAATGCAATTTCCTCATGGTAATAATACCCCTCCCCACACTTGATTCTATTTTACAGGATAGGAGTAAAAATTACCATTACTTTATTAATCACTTCTATTTAGAAGGAGGACACTTATTCGAATTTAACGGTTTGAACAAGCTGTTTTAATATCCGTTACAATAAAAGATAATGTTATAACCTAAGCCTAGTTACATAATTTACCATACCGCATTATACAAAGATCTGCGGGTTGTGGCTAACTCATGTAGTCCCAAATAAATTTTAGGGTTTATAAGCCCAGTAATATCAAGTATTGGCAGGTTATCTAGTATGGATTGGGACTACATTTTTTAAGAATATCCCTTGAGACCCTGATATTCATGGCGTTAGAAATAAATTACGCCAAACTCGGGTTATAATTTATTTTAATTAACAAAGTAACCACTGTAAATACTGATGAAATATAGTGATATTTTTTTAATAAAATTGCTTATTTTATTACTAGGGTTAATAGCCAAATTTTTATTAATAAATAAAAGAAAAGAAAGGTGAAAAAACCAAGGATGAAAAAAGTAATTATTTTCGCGATAGCCTTTATCCTAGCTATTATTGTAGTATTTCCAGCCCTATCTGACCCGATGTACCACTACTTCCAAGATGATATCAAAATTATATCCGTCGTCTTCAAAATCAATACCCCTTTTTATACAGTTAACAATCCCCCAGGTGCCCCAATGGATGTATCACCGTTTTTGCATAACGACAGGATTTATGTACCTGTAAGGTTCCTTAGCAACGCCTTCGGTATAACTACTGGCAACATTACCTGGGACGACTCGACTCAAACAGTAACCATAAAAGATTCTGATACCATACTGCAAATGACAATAGGGCAAGATCAAGTCACTATTAACGGAAAGATTATGCAAATTAATGTAAGCCCTTTATTAATTCAGAATAGAGTTTTTCTCCCTGCTAGGTATATTGCCGAAGGTTTGGGCTATCAAGTTGCATGGGACAACAAGAACCAAGCAGTCATTTGTTGGCCGCAAGGACAGCAACGAACCGACGTTAGTGGTGCTATTAATTGGTTAAATGGGCAATCCCATCAGCCGATGAACCCTTCAACGCAGCTATTAACGGCTAGTGACAGCACTTGGGTAGATATTACTGGTAATGTAAATTTTAGTGGACTTGAGGACATAGCGGTGGACAGCTCCGGCAATGTTTATGTGGCAGATACAGGTAAAAGGAAAATTAAAAAACTGGTTAACGGCACTTGGACGGATATCATCTGCAATTTTGATTCTGACATTCCTGTTAAAGTGGCTATTGACAGTTCCGGGAATTTGTACGTGGTAGGTGTTAGGACAATCGAAAAATTTGTGAATGGCACATGGATAGACATCACTGGCAATGGAGATTTTAAAATGCCTCATGGTTTGGCTGTGGACAGTTCCGGAAATGTGTATGTTGCAGATACATGGCATAGCAAAATCAAAAAACTGGCGAACGGCGGCAATGCCTGGGTGGACATCACCATCAATTTTGACGGGGAACCTTATGGAGTAGCTGTGGACGGTTCTGGAAATGTGTATGTTGCTGATCTAAATAATAACAAAATCAAAAAGCTAGTGAATGGCACCTGGACGGATATTACTGGCAACGCATGGCTAATATATCCTGATAGTTTGGCGGTGGATAATTCCGGCAATGTGTATGTTATAACCAATAGATTTATTGGTGGCGTATTGTATCCTAGGATCGGAAAGCTAATGAATGGTATTTTGACTGACATTACCGGTAACGAAGGTTCTGAACGGCCTAGTGGCATAGCAATTGACAGTTACGGTAATATTTATGTATCAAATGCAGGTAGTAAAACGATTAAAAAGCTACTCAGATAGATGCTGCCTATACATTTATAGAGTGTCAAGCAATGTTGTGCTTGGTAATTAGCTAAAGATGAGGGCTACACGAACTAGACTGTTTCAAAAATAATCTTTTTTTGATTTACATTAATAATTTCAACTATCTCATTGGTATTAATAGGTAAAACTACAGTATTTGGTGGTTGTTTCTATCGAAAGATCATCAAACAATTTAATTAAACAGCATAATGAAGCATACACAATACTATTCTTCCATATAATTCCTAACGAATAGACGCACTTATCCCTATACAACTATCGCAGGATTTTTTTAGCTAAAGAAAGTATTGCTTTGATATTATGTAAGGCCATATGGAGTTGCAACTTGAATCTATTTTTTTCAAGTCCATTATATTTACCCTTTCTGGCTCCATTTTTAGTAACACAATAAATTATTCTCTCAATCCGACTACGGAAACGATACTCCTCTTTAAACTCTGCTGTTTGTTGTTATTTACGTGCCTTTTGCAATGATGCTTCATGCGGATGTATTCTTACTGTCCTGCCATCTTTGCTTTTGGTGCATTGATTTCTTAGATCGCAATTTTGATACTGTTTTTGGGGAAATTTACAGCATACTTCCTTTTCTCCCAGTTCCCTATCTATTTCAAGTCGAAATCCGGCGGGGCATTCTATAAATTTGTTATCCAGATCAATGATGAATTTGTCTTTATTAAAACATCCATTTACATTGGTTGACGGAGGTACTTAGTGGTTTTTTTATTGTTAAGGTAATCATCACGATTGAGTTTTTGTCTTATATCTTCAATAAAGCCCTCAACGTCAGCCTGGCGTAATACCCGGGCTGTGGCTTTACGGATCACGGTAAAGGTACTTTGACGGGCGTCCCCTATTACTGGAATATAGATGGGCAAAGTCATCGTCTGGCAGGTTTTCTTCTGCCCATTAACGTACTTTATGCCAAAATGAATTTTGGGGTATTCGTTTATACCATTCATCTGTATCAGAAAAGTTAATTTGGTTTGTTAGTTTACCCATCATGGCTAAATACCCCCGCATACGGTTATTTATTTTAATTATACCATATTTACTCGTATTTTTGGGGATTTTCTTTGGATCTTATTAATTGGGTTAGAGCCTGCTTTGCAATATCTATACATTATGTTAGAGAAATTGATTTTTAAAACAGTCTCCTGATATGGAATGAACTTGTCAAGAATCCCAATAAATTCTATAAACTATTCACTATCCCTAATATGTGGCCATTCCTCAGATAATAACGGCAATAAAATGCGTTCAATTCGCCACGCTTTTCCCTGCACAATTTCCCATAAAACAGCCACCTTATCCTGACCCTTCAAAGCAAACTTGTCGATCTTTGCTGCCAGTTCACTTAAGATTACGTCAACAGAAGCACCGATAATATAACCGTCCTCATGCTCCCCAATAACCTCTATTCCCATATTTTCTCGGCTCATCAAGCGGAAGCCCCAAAGGATCAATTTTCAAAAAAATTGACACGGCCTCAGGTATTTCAGGTAGTCCCTCCTGCTGTCTCATAGCCGTTGTTTCCTGCCATTCATCTCGAAGAGATGCAACTGATCTTCTTAAAAAATTGGCATGCCCAGCACAATTCTTCTTGTTTTGAGCTGTTACAGGCTTATTTTCAAATTTTCTCTTTGGTGGCTTTTTACGCGGAACATCTTTAACCAAGATTAAATTAATATGTGAAAAGGGATTCACTTCTGCCAATTATTCGCCACCCCTGTTCTCCAAAATAGCTTCCGTTAAATCCTCCTGAGTCACTATGTCATTGCCTTCCAGAACCACCTGCTGGAAGGTCGATAAACAAAAAGTCACCAAGCAGATCTCCTTCAAGAGGTTTTTCATCAATATCATAATTAAAATCCCTAAAAAGTTGCTCATATTCAAGCATTATATGGCCATTTTTAACTGTATAGTCGTCAATATAATAATGAACAACATGATTATTATATATTGCTGTAGCTATTCCAGCTTCACTATCCCAATATATCGAACCTCCAACAGTTTCAATCCATTGTCTTAATCCTATTAAACTAAGCTTTGATTCTAAATATTGTCCATAATCCGTAAATAACCATTTCCAATTGTCATCATTAGCAGCAATCAAAATTCGATTACGCTTGGATGAAGACAATTCTCTAAAGCTAGTTGTATACCCAACAGTCGCAACCATATTTTGCAACCCTTGCGGAGTTGAGGGAGTATATTCCTTATAAGCCTGTTCACCGCCACCATGTATGTTTAATGCCTCTTGGCCGTGGTCTGTATAGCTAAAGCCTAACGAGTTATATCCAATAACCTCTCCATAATTATTCCATACTTTGCCTCGTCCCGAAGGGTTAATCATGTTAATCGGGTCATTCTCACAATAAGTGTACAGGTTCAAGCTTAATGGACTGTCAATCTGACCGGTATAGCTCTCATAGTATCGTGCCCGCAGGTAGTAAAACCCTGTTTCACTGTCATAGAACTCTCCGGCGTATCTGATGGTATTCGCGTATTGTTCTGTTGCCAGGGTCGGGTTGCCAAAGATGTCGTAGTCGTACTGGTTTTCAACCGTGCCGTTTTCGGCAACGGTCTGCACCACATCACCGTGCCCGTTGTACATAAAGTAGGATATTTTGTTTGCTGCATCTATCCGGCAGATGTAGTTTATTCCATGGATATACCTTACTTTTACATTACCGGTCGTGTCTGTCTCCAGTATAACATGCGAGCCGCTGTAAAGGTAGTTGGTTACTTCGGGCGTATAGCCGGCGTCCAGTTTCTTGACCACTTTTTGAATTCTCAGATCGTCTCCGTTATAGGCAAATTCCGCCACTACTCGCTTGCCGGATTTGATTGTTTCAGCTTTTTTCAACCGGTTGAAGCCGTCATAGATATTGTCTGTGATTTCAATGGTGCTGTCTAAGGGCTGTTTTATGTTGTCGCTGTATGCCCCACAATATTTATTGTTTCCATTGTGCCTTTATTACGTAAAAATTAACGTAATAAAGGGAAAGCCGAGCAGACAGTTAGCCGCTGCCCAATACCATCAAATTAGAAATAAAGGTCAAAAACTCCCTCTTGACAATCGGGTCTACGTAGCATAAACTTCTATTAAGGTCTACAAATAGTAGCACAAAGGGGGTTTAACCTTATGGTTGATTATAGGTTAGCAGAAGCAGAATCAAAATTCGTTGACTTGATTTGGGAGAATGGGCCAATTAACTCGACAGAGCTTGTCCGTCTGTCGGAGGAAGTGATGAAATGGAAAAAGTCCACGACATACACCATTTTGAAACGGCTGTGCGACAGAGGAATTCTCAAAAACGAAGGTGCGGTTGTGTCTGCGGCGATTAGCCGCGATGAATTTTTTGCGGGTCAGAGCCGCCGCTTTGTTGAGGACAGTTTCGGCGGTTCACTGCCACGTTTTCTCACTTCATTCATCGGTGGGAAAAAACTGTCCGACAAACAGGCAGAAGAACTCGTGCGTTTAATTAACGATCATAAGGAGGGCTGATTTATGGAGAAAATTTTCCTTTCTGTCCTCAATATGAGCCTGACAGGGACATTTGTTATTGTGGCTATCACGCTTGCACGACTACCGCTTAAAAAAGCGCCGAAGATAATTTCTTACGCACTGTGGGCGGTGGCAGGGTTTCGGCTTGTGTTCCCGTTTTCAATCCAGAGCGTGTTCAGTCTGCTTCCGTTCAAAGCTGCGCCTATCCCGCAGGACATTGGAATGCAAGCCATTCCGCGCATTAACAGCGGGATAAAGATTGTTGACAACGCCGTCAGCGCGATATTGCCCGCCGCTGCGCCCGCCTCCAGTGTAAATCCGTTGCAAATCTGGCTCACCATCGGCTCTTATATCTGGCTTTTCGGCATTGCCATCATGCTCATCTACAGCTTTGTATCAATCGTTTTATTAAAACACAAACTTCGTGGCACAGAGTTTATTGAAGGCAATATCTATGAAGCCGATAATCTTAGAACACCGTTTGTCATTGGGCTTTTCAGATCAAAGATTTATATTCCGGCGGGGCTTTCGGATAAGGAACGCCGCTATATCGTTCTGCACGAGCAAACACACATCCGGCGGCATGACCACGCCGTCAAAATGCTGGCCTATTTTGTGCTGTGTCTGCATTGGTTTAATCCGCTGGTATGGATTGCGTTTATTTTGATGGGCGCAGATATGGAGATGTCCTGCGATGAGCGTGTGATGAAGGAACTCGGCGAAGACATCAAAAATGCCTATTCGCTGTCGCTCGTCCGCGTGGCGGCTGGACATAAAATCCTAAACGGAAGTCCGCTCGCATTCGGTGAGGGAGGTATGAAAGAGAGGGTCAAAAACGTGTTGAATTTCAAAAAACATTCGCGCGTGATTGTCATTGCGGCGCAAGGAAGCAAAACCAGCTTACCTCTTACTTGTCTGATTTGTTCAACAAAGCCTACGCGCCGCATTACGACGGTCTACGCTACGAAATGACCAACTATGAGGAAACCACTGACTCTCTCGGCAACTATAGCTCGACATTCCTTTGGACAATGCATCACAAGGGCAATGGGCTTGATGTTCCTGACGATTTAGGCAAAGAGCAGGAAGGTAATTTCTTATTAAAGGCAACCGCAAAAATCAAAGCTACTGGTCTGCTTGACTTGGATACTATAGAGATACTCGCGGATAACAGCGCGACCGGGCCGTCGAATTATGAGATTCCGATTGAAGACTTCTTTCCCGAAAATTAAGATCTTCAAAACGCTTAAGAACCGGCAGAAGTAGAGGATGAGGGAATACATAATATCAGCGAAATCTTTCATGTGTTCCATAAAGAAACAACTGTTTCATTTTGTAACACATTAATGTATCATTATGAAACACTAATCCAATGCAATACTTGCAGTAATATGAGTATAAAGGTGATGGCTGAAAATAACACTATCACAACGTAATCGGCAAAATTAAAGTTCAATCGTCTGAGATAAGTGCGCCGTGTATAGGCCCTAAAACCCCGCGCTTCTAAAGCAACCGACAGATGCTGGGCTTTAAGCATCACCCCATAAACCACTGGAAAAAACAAGCTGCGGTATATTGTAATTTTGCGACTCCAGGGAACTTTCTTCAGTTCGACTCCCCTCAATTGAACTGCGTTAACCGCATTAATCAGCTCGTCCCGGAAAACCGGTAAAAAACGCAGAGCTATGAAAACCATAAAGGCAATTTCATAGGGGACTTTCCACTGCACCAGCCCCAGGATAAAATCACGGGAACTAAATGTGGTTAACAGCATAGCGGAGGCAATAACCACCATGCTGCGCAGAATGAAACAGGCGCCTGACGACAAACCACTGCTGCTTACCAGGGGTACCGGACCCAAAGAAAGCAGCACCTTGCCACCCGAAGTAAAAATACACTGGAGAACAAAAACAATCAGCATCAAAAATAAAAAGGGTTTCAGGTATCCCCATACCGCGATTACATTAAAACGAAAAATCAGCAACAGCGCTATTGTGGCCGCAAGGACCGGCAGAAGACGGACCGGAGTATCGTAAATCAAAGCTAAACCGGAGAGACAGACAACCATCAGCATTTTTGTCCGGGGATCAAGCTTCATGGCCTGAATCTCCTTTCCGCCCGTCATTCCCGACAATCCGTCCTTCTGCCAGTGTGATAACACGCTCCGCCACCTTGTTCACAAAGGCCAAGTCATGACTAACCAGGATCATGCCCCTGCCCAGCAGGGCTGTTTTTATTAAAAAAGCTTCTAAAAGCTTCTTGCGGTAAGCATCCAAGCCGATTGTGGGCTCATCCAAAATCAGAAAATCAGGTTCACTGGCTAGTACAGCAGCTATCGCCAGGCGTTGTTTTTCCCCCTGACTCAAATATAGCGGAAAAGCATTGCGACAAGCTGCCAGCTCAAAATAATCCAGATAGAACTCAACCCTTTCCCGCACCGTATACGGGTTGCAGCCGCGGTAGATTAACCCGAAACCTATTTCCTCCTCCACAGTATTGCAAAAAAGCTGCAAATCCGGGTTTTGAAAAACATATCCAATGCGGCACCCGATTTCAGCCAGCGAATAATTGTCAATAGATCGCCCCGCCAGATAAATTTCCCCCGCACTGGCCCGTAACAGCCCAACCATTAGCTTGGTCAGAGTGGTCTTACCACTGCCATTCGCTCCGACAATAGCTGTTATTTCTTTTTTCTCCAATGCCAGGTTAATCCCGGTCAACAAAGTTGTTTTCTTACGGGGATAGGAGAAAGCTACCTGGCTCAACTCCAAATATGCCACGTGTTACCACTCCTCAGCTTTATCGGCTTTAAAATCAGCAAATTAACCGAATGGCAGCCATAAAGTCGCGATCGGCCAAAAGCGTTTCCATCCGGTCAAAGCGAACCGCTGCCCCATTCTCCAACACCAGCAGACGATCAGCAAAAGCAACAGCTTCCAGATCATGCTCTACAACTATAATTGTTTTTCCCCCGTCGCGAAGTTTTTTCAACACAGTTGACACTCTCTTTTTACCTGCTGCGTCAAGCTGAGACATAACTTCGTCCAATATCAGCACCGGCGGGTCAAGAGACAAAACCGCGGCCAGAGCCACCAAGTGTTTCTCGCCACCGGAAAGCTGGTAAGGATTTGCCTCTCTTAAGTCAGCAATTCCCACTAAAGCAAGCACACCATCCACCCGTTCCCGAATACGATCAGGCGGCAAGCACAGGTTCTCCGGTGCAAAAGCAATTTCGTCTTCCACCGTGGGTGAAAAAAGCTGCATATCAGGATCCTGAAAGACCATTCCCACTTCCAGGGCCAACTTTGCCGCTCTCATTTCCCGGACATTTTTACCGTTTACCACTACTTCACCCTTCATTACCCCATAACGGTTGCATTGAACAGTACCGCTGATACAACCACAGAGAGTGCTTTTGCCACAGCCGCTCAAGCCAGCTACCACAACCATTTCTCCTTGGGTCACCTTAAAGTTTATACACTTTAATATAGATGGCCCGCCTGCCTGGTATTGATAAGCTAATCCCTTAACCGCCACAGCATCCATAAGCGAGCTTCACCTCTCCATTTTTTGCTGCCGCATTACATTGAACGCGGTTTCTTTTGCACATATGCAAACAAAACGTCTTCACCGATATTCAGTACTTCACTTGCTTCGGAGTAAATTTGATCATTTAGCCTGATTTCCACATCACTTTCTCTGCCGATAAGCTTTAGCTTCCACTGTCCGGGTGAGGTATTTTTCTCTTCAAAAACCATGTTTCCCTGTAAAACACTGCACCCGGTAGCACCCTCAATACCCTGAGCAAAGAAATGCCCGCCTGCAACCTCAGCTACAACCGCTTCTCCGCGACAGATGCCTATTTCCTGCAATGCTTTGGCTCCTGTCCTGAGCCCCAGAGTAAGCCCGACATTAATAGTATTCCAGTGAAAATGACGGGAAGTGGTAATCAAATCATTAGCTTTACACCAATTCAACGGTGTTTCCGCTAAAGGAAACGCGTCATAATGGGGAATATAAATTTTTATGTCCAAAACCGGAGTTCCGTCAAGAGCGTCAAGACCTTTGACATAGATACGGTTCTCTTCACGTTTAACCAGTTCAACAACACAGGACCCCATGGCCGAAGGACGTGACGGAGAACGTGTGGAATAAACTCCCTGGCAGGCCGGTTCGCCGGCAAAGGGAATTGTTATGGGTGGCTCAGCTTGTTCCCATTCAATCAGTTTCAACCACTCTTCCCTGCGATGATGGTAATAAATTACATGAAGATGGGAAAAATATTCGATACCGATGAGAGCATTTGTAAGATCTTCTCTCATGCATACAATGCTTTCTTTACTATAGTCAAAAGTACGGCTGCATTTTTTAAAATCGGATATAACAACGCCTACCGGCTTGATTAAAACCGGTTCTTCCGGAACAATGGCCATTTGCATCAACCCCCGTTAATTAACTCTTATGACTTAAAAATAGTTTCTCATTAAATAATGCAAAGTAATATTTATACATTTAAAAACAACTCAGCCCACAATTTGTTATCCTGTAACCACATTCATCACATACATTGCCGAACAAAAACGTACTGACTCCCAACTTTTCAGCCATACTGCGAGCCTGCGCGCAGCTAATCGATCGAGCCGCACACTGCAACTGCAGTAGATGTTTGATTCTTTCCCTTTTTTCCATATAACCGGCAAATAAAACATCCAATTCGTCTTTCATTCCCTTTAATGAGTCTTCCTGACCGTTTTTAGCTATATTAAGAATATCAGGACAAATTTTTATTATTTTATTTATTAAATCTTCGTTTTCTTCGTCTTCTAAGCTATTTAACACAATGATATCCGCTTTCCGCATCCAATCAATGGCCTGTTCCCAATCCGACACAGGCAAATGAACCATAACAAATTGGCAGGCCCAGGGAAAATCAGTGCAGCCATTACACCCATCCAAAAAAACCTTTTCAAATTTCTTCTCTTCGTCAAAAAACAACATTTGACGAACAATTCGCTGCAATTTATCCTTGGGTCCACGGAGTTCCAAAAAATTTCCGGATTGATCCCAGAACTTTTGAACATGCTGTTGTAAATCTTCATACTCTTCCGGTTGGCATAATTGCAGCCGGTCTTCCTTATAATCCTGAGAGCAGCTGAGCTTAATCACCTTAAAATCATCAAATAACCCCAACAGCTTTGACCCCAAATTTTTTTCCTTTACCGTTCCCAAATAATTTAACGCTACCGGCAGCATTTATCATCCACCTTTAACAGATATTAACTGCATATAAAATTTCAAACATACTTTAGAACTCTTTTATTTCAGAAAATTAGCAATAACCGTGACTGCCTCCGCCCTTGTGGCATTTCCCCGGGGCAAAATAGTATTATCCGGGTATCCCTTCATAATCCCATTGCTGACTG
Proteins encoded in this region:
- a CDS encoding DUF4277 domain-containing protein, whose product is MDLQPILEQLAKLPPEILMKIMPELKVEVPKADPSGAVLIGVFLARSLGIGKIIDNFIGEEYVTYEHLREDRANGSKYRVSTGLACEIMVGDMLGRNKDLTRLYKFEEACKNWQVETILGIPSEKFNDDKMGRALDAINSNAKYMANVLQDIVLSASKKFGVPLNTFYNDTSSIPVSGVMEDNDKVQYGYGGLTGLKQLILNLTIASGASLPVTSSIDSGNVQGGTTFERSFEKVKEITDDQEFEMIIDRGILTQDNMHLMLTI
- a CDS encoding IS630 family transposase; this translates as MDASHIRDYQGLQRAWFPKGEQKKIKTYGHHAKVTLYGALNYYTGKVFCVNYDKIDAEKFKDFLKKLVSHFLKDDISKIYIVLDNARVHHAKLLKDFLDEHKDHLFLKFIQPYSPNLNCIEELWKWLKNTAIYNRFHKNASEIQKSVDSFLEEIKCCSEDVKKRLCV
- a CDS encoding IS630 family transposase, with translation MRKLHLNNPQNLTIEDLNKIKRETPYKLRCRVQAVILVMKGRQAKQIAEYLDISEQTIRKYVAYFNEGGVKKLLHVSKKPGRPPRLTNEQKEEVKEVLKQSPSEVGFSTHTTWNCKTLAAYIYDTYGVKYTSDGVWRMLLKMDFRYNRPTYVLAKADPEKQKAFQDELEELKKSH
- a CDS encoding stalk domain-containing protein, yielding MKKVIIFAIAFILAIIVVFPALSDPMYHYFQDDIKIISVVFKINTPFYTVNNPPGAPMDVSPFLHNDRIYVPVRFLSNAFGITTGNITWDDSTQTVTIKDSDTILQMTIGQDQVTINGKIMQINVSPLLIQNRVFLPARYIAEGLGYQVAWDNKNQAVICWPQGQQRTDVSGAINWLNGQSHQPMNPSTQLLTASDSTWVDITGNVNFSGLEDIAVDSSGNVYVADTGKRKIKKLVNGTWTDIICNFDSDIPVKVAIDSSGNLYVVGVRTIEKFVNGTWIDITGNGDFKMPHGLAVDSSGNVYVADTWHSKIKKLANGGNAWVDITINFDGEPYGVAVDGSGNVYVADLNNNKIKKLVNGTWTDITGNAWLIYPDSLAVDNSGNVYVITNRFIGGVLYPRIGKLMNGILTDITGNEGSERPSGIAIDSYGNIYVSNAGSKTIKKLLR
- a CDS encoding RHS repeat-associated core domain-containing protein — protein: MKKAETIKSGKRVVAEFAYNGDDLRIQKVVKKLDAGYTPEVTNYLYSGSHVILETDTTGNVKVRYIHGINYICRIDAANKISYFMYNGHGDVVQTVAENGTVENQYDYDIFGNPTLATEQYANTIRYAGEFYDSETGFYYLRARYYESYTGQIDSPLSLNLYTYCENDPINMINPSGRGKVWNNYGEVIGYNSLGFSYTDHGQEALNIHGGGEQAYKEYTPSTPQGLQNMVATVGYTTSFRELSSSKRNRILIAANDDNWKWLFTDYGQYLESKLSLIGLRQWIETVGGSIYWDSEAGIATAIYNNHVVHYYIDDYTVKNGHIMLEYEQLFRDFNYDIDEKPLEGDLLGDFLFIDLPAGGSGRQ
- a CDS encoding BlaI/MecI/CopY family transcriptional regulator, whose product is MVDYRLAEAESKFVDLIWENGPINSTELVRLSEEVMKWKKSTTYTILKRLCDRGILKNEGAVVSAAISRDEFFAGQSRRFVEDSFGGSLPRFLTSFIGGKKLSDKQAEELVRLINDHKEG
- a CDS encoding peptidase M56 BlaR1, with translation MEKIFLSVLNMSLTGTFVIVAITLARLPLKKAPKIISYALWAVAGFRLVFPFSIQSVFSLLPFKAAPIPQDIGMQAIPRINSGIKIVDNAVSAILPAAAPASSVNPLQIWLTIGSYIWLFGIAIMLIYSFVSIVLLKHKLRGTEFIEGNIYEADNLRTPFVIGLFRSKIYIPAGLSDKERRYIVLHEQTHIRRHDHAVKMLAYFVLCLHWFNPLVWIAFILMGADMEMSCDERVMKELGEDIKNAYSLSLVRVAAGHKILNGSPLAFGEGGMKERVKNVLNFKKHSRVIVIAAQGSKTSLPLTCLICSTKPTRRITTVYATK
- a CDS encoding energy-coupling factor transporter transmembrane component T family protein, translated to MLSHWQKDGLSGMTGGKEIQAMKLDPRTKMLMVVCLSGLALIYDTPVRLLPVLAATIALLLIFRFNVIAVWGYLKPFLFLMLIVFVLQCIFTSGGKVLLSLGPVPLVSSSGLSSGACFILRSMVVIASAMLLTTFSSRDFILGLVQWKVPYEIAFMVFIALRFLPVFRDELINAVNAVQLRGVELKKVPWSRKITIYRSLFFPVVYGVMLKAQHLSVALEARGFRAYTRRTYLRRLNFNFADYVVIVLFSAITFILILLQVLHWISVS
- a CDS encoding energy-coupling factor ABC transporter ATP-binding protein, producing MAYLELSQVAFSYPRKKTTLLTGINLALEKKEITAIVGANGSGKTTLTKLMVGLLRASAGEIYLAGRSIDNYSLAEIGCRIGYVFQNPDLQLFCNTVEEEIGFGLIYRGCNPYTVRERVEFYLDYFELAACRNAFPLYLSQGEKQRLAIAAVLASEPDFLILDEPTIGLDAYRKKLLEAFLIKTALLGRGMILVSHDLAFVNKVAERVITLAEGRIVGNDGRKGDSGHEA